In Fusarium oxysporum Fo47 chromosome XI, complete sequence, the following are encoded in one genomic region:
- a CDS encoding general substrate transporter yields MSEKRDELEKTDVLHRDLTNDLPPEALATEIAHEVENNKFSPWTPSMFQLYAVLFVAYCCGCLNGYDGSLMGGLNGMKSYQRTFDMKSDGSATGIVFMIYNVGSIAAAPTVPFTTDRFGRRAGMFTGALIIIIGTCVQATAKAMPQFMGGRFLLGFGVSYCCIAAPTYVSELAHPKWRGTLTGLYNCMWPVGAIIAGWATYGSAYIKGNNGWRVPVWIQLVTSGIVAVFAFFLPESPRWLIANDKHDEAAAILAKYHGEGSVDHPIVQLQMKEMMAQISTEASDKRWWDYRELWNSHSNKRRLICVLGMAIMGQASGNSLSSYYLVAMMNTAGIKDEKLVLALNATNSVLGLIGSVIGARLTDRVGRRPLLIYSILFCSVIFAVITGTSKMAVDDASNKNAANTTIAFVFLFGVVFSLGWTAQQSMYIAETLTTSTRAKGTALGNWASSFISLILAYSSGPAFEKIGYYFYLVFVFWDLVEAAFIFFFFPETKDRTLEELNEVFDAPDPVKKSLEPRTAETVRATMNQNEAKVIDV; encoded by the exons ATGTCTGAGAAGCGtgacgagcttgagaagacCGATGTACTCCATCGCGATCTGACCAATGACTTGCCGCCAGAAGCACTTGCTACTGAGATTGCGCATGAAGTTGAGAACAACAAATTCTCACCATGGACGCCGTCTATGTTTCAGCTCTATGCTGTGCTGTTCGTGGCGTATTGCTGTGGCTGTCTCAATGGTTATGATGGCAGTTTGATGGGTGGATTGAACGGAATGAAGTCATATCAACGAACTTTTGACAT GAAATCTGATGGTTCTGCTACTGGCATTGTTTTCATGATCTACAATGTTGGCAGCATTGCTGCAGCCCCAACTGTCCCTTTCACAACCGATCGTTTTGGACGACGCGCGGGAATGTTCACTGGCGCTCTCATCATAATCATCGGCACTTGTGTTCA GGCAACTGCGAAAGCCATGCCTCAGTTCATGGGCGGTCGATTCCTCCTCGGCTTTGGTGTCTCGTACTGCTGTATCGCTGCACCAACTTACGTCAGCGAGCTTGCTCACCCCAAG TGGAGAGGTACACTTACTGGTCTCTACAACTGCATGTGGCCTGTTGGGGCTATCATCGCTGGCTGGGCAACCTATGGCAGCGCTTACATCAAAGGCAATAACGGCTGGAGAGTCCCGGTCTGGATCCAGCTTGTCACCTCTGGTATTGTCGCAGTCTTTGCATTCTTCCTCCCAGAATCT CCCCGATGGTTGATCGCCAATGATAAGCACGATGAAGCTGCCGCCATCCTCGCCAAGTATCACGGCGAGGGATCAGTCGACCATCCTATTGTCCAACTTcagatgaaggagatgatggcccAGATCTCGACTGAGGCTTCAGACAAGAGGTGGTGGGATTACCGTGAGCTTTGGAACTCGCACAGCAACAAGCGACGTCTTATCTGTGTTCTTGGTATGGCTATCATGGGTCAGGCATCTGGTAACTCGCTTTCCAGCTACTATCTCGTCGCTATGATGAACACGGCTGGTATCAAGGACGAAAAGCTGGTTCTCGCTCTCAACGCCACCAACAGCGTTCTTGGACTGATTGGTTCGGTCATCGGAGCCCGTTTGACCGATCGTGTCGGACGTCGACCTCTTCTCATTTACAGTATCCTCTTCTGTTCAGTCATCTTCGCCGTCATTACCGGAACGTCCAAGATGGCCGTTGACGATGCTAGCAACAAGAACGCAGCCAATACCACTATCGCCTTTGTCTTCCTCTTTGGTGTCGTCTTTTCACTTGGTTGGACCGCCCAGCAAAGCATGTACATCGCAGAGACACTCACAACTTCGACACGAGCCAAGGGAACAGCACTGGGCAACTGGGCCTCCAGCTTTATTTCTCTCATCCTAGCCTACTCTTCTGGCCCAGCCTTCGAGAAGATCGGTTACTACTTCTATCTTGTTTTCGTGTTTTGGGATTTGGTGGAGGCTGCgtttatcttcttcttcttcccggAGACAAAGGACCGAACGTTGGAGGAGCTCAATGAGGTCTTTGATGCCCCTGATCCTGTTAAGAAGTCGCTGGAGCCTAGGACTGCTGAGACGGTTCGGGCGACTATGAACCAGAACGAGGCCAAGGTTATTGATGTTTAG
- a CDS encoding acyl-CoA N-acyltransferase: protein MDYSTEDIVNAYKSNRLEYIRADKTDGNLQKVALTILQDPVIQALSAPTMLLPKGPKEVDSYIDSVVNSLLGVAICLREDDDNDKTEEKEKKSRTIIGVMCIGWGGISPTVAHHRTAEIGISLIKEHQGKGYGREAINWMVDWGFRHAGLHTIGITTTNYNPRGVYLYENIGFRLEGRRRDTIWMNRKWYDLIEFGMTEDEWESLRGLDTKEK, encoded by the coding sequence ATGGACTACTCAACAGAAGACATCGTAAATGCCTACAAGTCAAATCGGCTGGAGTACATTCGAGCCGACAAAACCGACGGGAACCTCCAAAAAGTCGCCCTTACCATCCTCCAAGACCCAGTCATCCAGGCCCTTTCAGCACCCACTATGCTCTTGCCAAAGGGGCCGAAGGAGGTTGATTCATACATAGACTCTGTTGTCAACTCTTTGCTCGGTGTCGCGATATGTCTTAGAGAAGATGACGACAATGACAAgacagaagagaaagaaaagaagtcaCGAACTATTATTGGCGTCATGTGCATCGGCTGGGGAGGCATCTCACCAACAGTCGCTCATCACCGAACCGCCGAGATTGGTATCTCTCTTATTAAAGAGCATCAAGGCAAAGGCTACGGAAGAGAAGCAATCAACTGGATGGTAGACTGGGGTTTCCGCCACGCTGGCTTGCATACGATTGGTATTACTACTACAAATTACAATCCACGAGGAGTATATCTCTACGAGAATATTGGTTTCAGGCTGGAAGGCAGAAGACGAGACACTATTTGGATGAACCGCAAATGGTACGACCTGATCGAGTTTGGAATGACGGAAGACGAATGGGAATCACTTCGGGGTCTTGACACGAAAGAAAAGTAG
- a CDS encoding uncharacterized protein (expressed protein) — protein MSRATFHPFPNLPVEIRLQIWEDACFDWSCGRSGLHYIKLDENRQLAPLNCEWQTTGPRNRSAYLWHAGLWTACKESRNIAAKHWSNQGWPDFQENTKDKSLGDVIGFDTSFPPPVILRTGLIHRKGDYEPWHQVADMHSDIFCVTAESWEPLVRNWKPLHVEAEDEWGRHFIEDVTNIAVDFDPSWNLLLKNFTPDNRIKDYPPALGFLIRLLLDQAYDKEHRKRVQLIDRNVLWNVDNERLACRPIYVDCNHEYFEVHSFDLQWDSPLSHFLSLLDSLIGDKLTKIEYGEQSFKYSLSESDWEQDDRLSPEVLDTNDYQHSRGGHGHGRGGASRSSTSSRRPSGQQQQQQKPAAAPAAKPKPIPDSREEAEARVKQP, from the exons ATGAGTCGCGCCACTTTTCACCCATTCCCGAACCTGCCTGTCGAAATCCGGCTGCAAATCTGGGAAGATGCATGTTTTGATTGGAGCTGTGGCCGCTCTGGTCTGCACTATATCAAATTGGATGAGAACCGGCAACTTGCCCCCCTGAACTGCGAATGGCAAACGACTGGTCCAAGAAACAGATCGGCATATCTATGGCACGCAGGTCTTTGGACTGCTTGCAAAGAATCTCGAAATATTGCTGCAAAGCATTGGAGTAATCAGGGTTGGCCAGATTTCCAGGAGAACACCAAGGATAAAAGTCTTGGTGATGTCATCGGGTTCGATACGTCATTTCCTCCTCCTGTTATCCTTCGCACAGGACTTATACACAGGAAAGGCGACTATGAACCCTGGCATCAAGTCGCTGATATGCACAGTGATATATTTTGCGTCACCGCTGAGTCATGGGAACCACTGGTCAGGAACTGGAAACCCCTTCATGTCGAGGCCGAGGATGAATGGGGGCGCCACTTTATTGAAGATGTTACCAACATCGCCGTTGACTTTGACCCGTCATGGAACCTGTTGCTCAAAAATTTCACCCCGGATAACCGCATCAAGGACTATCCTCCGGCTTTGGGCTTTTTAATCAGATTACTTTTAGACCAGGCCTATGACAAGGAACACAGGAAGAGGGTTCAACTTATCGATAGAAACGTTCTATGGAACGTCGATAATGAACGACTGGCTTGTCGTCCGATCTACGTGGATTGCAATCACGAATATTTCGAAGTACATTCCTTTGACCTCCAGTGGGATAGTCCACTGTCTCATTTTCTGTCCTTGCTCGATAGTTTGATAGGCGACAAGTTGACCAAGATCGAGTACGGAGAGCAGAGCTTCAAGTATTCTTTAAGCGAATCGGATTGGGAGCAGGACGATCGACTCTCTCCGGAAGTACTA GACACAAACGACTACCAGCACTCCCGGGGTGGCCATGGCCACGGGCGTGGTGGCGCTTCGCGC TCTTCGACCTCCTCGCGTCGCCCTtcggggcagcagcagcaacagcagaaGCCGGCAGCCGCTCCGGCGGCGAAG CCAAAACCTATT CCTGATTCTCGCGAA GAAGCCGAGGCCCGAGTCAAA CAACCATAA
- a CDS encoding major facilitator superfamily domain-containing protein: protein MTNKDDTKRLQDQPLSDFGNNTDQAEKIAASGPLDLSHAPDGGLQAWLVAAGSACIFFSCLGFANSFGVLQEYYMTHQLRGHSEDAIAWIGSISTFIQFAVGALSGPMFDRYGSWVLRPAAVAYVFATMMTSLCTEYWHFMLAQGILMGTAMAFLQIPAFAAVSQYFDKKRAAALGIAVSGSSIGGVVFPIALSKMLNDSSLGFGWSIRIMGFVMIPLMSFSCIAIRPRLPSIKTSFFLIAPFKDPLYLLVIGSLFFLFIGMFAPLFFIPTYAVSRGVNPTLASYLLAITNAASTFGRIFPGVLADKYGRLNIYALGGLCTGVVILCMNEAKTTAALVVYALVFGFCSGTIISGVSAAFTLVSKDPRNNGTYMGMGLAVSSFAALIGPPVNGVLVSKYGGFFQVSVFSGVMCLFGGCLATVAKRWTEKGIFGRI from the exons ATGACCAATAAGGACGACACCAAGAGGCTTCAGGACCAGCCACTTTCTGATTTCGGCAACAATACGGACCAAGCGGAGAAGATAGCAGCTAGCGGCCCTCTTGATCTTTCACATGCGCCAGATGGCGGTCTCCAAGCGTGGCTGGTCGCCGCTGGATCAGCCTGCATATTCTTCTCATGCCTCGGTTTCGCCAATTCTTTCGGCGTTCTTCAAGAATACTACATGACTCACCAACTTCGAGGACACTCAGAGGATGCAATCGCTTGGATCGGTTCAATTTCGACATTCATACAATTCGCTGTTGGGGCTTTGAGTGGCCCCATGTTTGATCGTTATGGTTCTTGG GTCCTTCGCCCAGCCGCTGTTGCGTACGTCTTTGCGACCATGATGACGAGTTTATGCACCGAATATTGGCATTTCATGCTTGCTCAAGGTATTCTCATGGGCACTGCAATGGCATTCCTCCAGATCCCCGCTTTCGCTGCCGTTTCCCAATACTTTGACAAGAAAAGAGCTGCAGCTCTCGGAATAGCCGTTTCAGGCTCCTCTATCGGCGGAGTTGTCTTTCCGATCGCATTGTCAAAGATGTTGAACGATTCGTCTCTTGGTTTTGGCTGGTCCATTCGCATCATGGGCTTTGTCATGATACCTCTCATGTCCTTTTCATGCATCGCGATCAGACCCCGTTTGCCAAGTATAAAGACCTCGTTCTTCTTAATTGCACCTTTCAAGGACCCTTTGTATTTGCTTGTGATAGGGTCACtgttctttctcttcatcggCATGTTTGCTccgctcttcttcatcccgACTTACGCGGTGTCACGAGGTGTCAATCCCACGTTGGCGTCATATCTACTCGCCATTACGAACGCTGCGTCAACTTTTGGTCGTATCTTTCCGGGAGTACTCGCAGATAAGTACGGTAGACTCAACATTTACGCTCTGGGAGGATTATGCACCGGGGTAGTGATTCTCTGCATGAACGAAGCAAAGACCACAGCAGCCTTGGTGGTTTATGCTCTGGTGTTTGGCTTTTGTTCTGGAACAATCATCTCCGGCGTGTCAGCAGCCTTCACACTCGTGTCAAAGGATCCGCGAAACAATGGGACTTATATGGGAATGGGGCTGGCCGTTAGCTCTTTTGCAGCTTTAATCGGTCCGCCTGTGAATGGTGTTCTTGTGAGCAAGTATGGCGGATTCTTTCAGGTTTCTGTTTTCAGTGGTGTGATGTGCTTGTTTGGTGGATGTCTTGCTACTGTGGCCAAGAGGTGGACAGAGAAGGGGATATTTGGCCGGATCTGA
- a CDS encoding uncharacterized protein (expressed protein) has product MCSDKYDDCRVAPNANMATCAAEYAACLNYNPWESGKFVKPTSCHAGGKPTAVYTTEVVTAVTTYCPEATTLTYGNKTIPVTAPGTVTVPDCHFTTTKPIVPTGYAPPKPSSPAENKDCAEKCSDAYNKCRTGADANMAYCAATYSECLGYSPFNGEGSLVTPTACSVAPVATKPATAPAYNPPAGTQPAGAPPATTPTHVVTAGAAQVVPAGIIAVVGALAML; this is encoded by the coding sequence ATGTGCTCTGACAAGTACGATGACTGCCGTGTCGCCCCCAACGCCAACATGGCTACCTGCGCTGCCGAGTACGCTGCCTGCCTGAACTACAACCCCTGGGAGAGCGGCAAGTTCGTCAAGCCTACCTCTTGCCACGCTGGTGGAAAGCCCACTGCTGTCTACACCACTGAGGTTGTCACCGCTGTCACCACCTACTGCCCTGAGGCCACCACCCTCACCTACGGCAACAAGACCATCCCCGTCACTGCTCCCGGCACCGTCACCGTCCCTGACTGCCacttcaccaccaccaagccTATTGTTCCTACTGGCTATGCTCCCCCCAAGCCCTCTTCTCCCGCCGAGAACAAGGACTGTGCTGAGAAGTGCTCCGACGCCTACAACAAGTGCCGCACTGGTGCTGACGCTAACATGGCTTACTGCGCTGCTACCTACTCTGAGTGCCTTGGCTACTCTCCCTTCAACGGTGAGGGTTCTCTTGTCACCCCCACTGCTTGCTCTGTTGCTCCCGTTGCTACCAAGCCTGCTACCGCTCCCGCCTACAACCCCCCTGCCGGTACCCAGCCCGCTGGTGCTCCTCCTGCTACTACCCCTACTCACGTCGTCACTGCTGGTGCCGCCCAGGTTGTCCCTGCCGGTATCATTGCCGTCGTTGGTGCTCTTGCCATGCTCTAA
- a CDS encoding thiamine diphosphate-binding protein: MTHTKEATVPLGEYLFTRLKQLKIGSIFGVPGDYNLRLLDYIKPTGINWIGNCNELNAAYSADGYSRIQGLSAVITTFGVGELSAINGIAGAYSERAPVIHIVGAPSRTLQSARALVHHTFLDGEYGRFAEMHRHVTAAQTCLTDVQTAADKIDWIIEQAMIHQRPVYLQIPDDLVSMQVSTANFEKRPVIRPAPSTAEIGAKTVDKILQRIYSATKPLIYVDGESRSIGAIDEINKLINTTNWPTWTTAFGKGLISEELPNVHGVYLADDGDKVSHDYFKSSDLILFFGPHMSNINTGIFKAIPEESVTVSFSPSQIKIAGEVIRDVDPRQYLQKIVSQFDSSKLAKIESPAIATKAPAEPSPSDALNQAQFYHYVNPMFRRGDIVLTETGTAATGGKAFKLPQGCSYFTCVTWLSIGYMLPATLGAALAQRDMQGSQRAVLFIGDGSLQMTAQEISTMIKQKLNVIIFVINNNGYTIERAIHGRNADYNDISPWNHQHALGLFGLSREDASKRYFSAKTFAELRTALDSKVVQDSEGVTMVEVFMGQEDCTGELKELLDRQMAREKSQ, from the coding sequence TTAACGCTGCATACTCTGCAGATGGGTACTCTCGTATTCAAGGTCTCAGCGCTGTGATCACGACTTTCGGCGTAGGCGAACTCTCAGCGATCAATGGCATCGCCGGTGCTTACTCTGAACGAGCACCAGTCATCCACATCGTCGGTGCACCATCAAGAACCCTCCAGAGTGCAAGGGCCTTGGTGCACCATACATTCTTGGACGGAGAGTATGGAAGATTTGCAGAGATGCATCGACATGTTACTGCTGCGCAGACTTGTTTGACGGATGTGCAGACTGCAGCTGATAAGATCGATTGGATTATTGAGCAGGCCATGATCCATCAGAGACCGGTTTATCTGCAGATCCCTGATGATCTGGTTTCAATGCAGGTCTCAACGGCTAATTTTGAGAAGAGGCCTGTTATCCGCCCGGCGCCGTCCACTGCTGAGATCGGCGCGAAGACGGTTGACAAGATCTTGCAGCGTATTTACTCTGCTACCAAGCCTCTCATCTATGTTGACGGCGAGAGTCGCAGTATCGGCGCTATTGACGAGATCAACAAGCTTATCAATACTACTAATTGGCCAACCTGGACGACGGCATTTGGAAAAGGTCTCATCAGCGAGGAGTTGCCCAACGTCCATGGCGTATACCTGGCCGACGACGGAGATAAGGTGTCGCACGACTATTTCAAGTCTTCCGATctgatcttgttcttcggTCCACACAtgagcaacatcaacactgGCATCTTCAAGGCGATTCCGGAGGAGAGTGTGACGGTTTCGTTTTCGCCTAGTCAGATCAAGATTGCTGGTGAAGTCATTCGCGACGTGGACCCTCGACAGTATCTCCAAAAGATCGTCAGCCAGTTTGACTCTTCAAAACTTGCCAAGATTGAAAGTCCTGCCATCGCGACAAAGGCGCCAGCTGAGCCCTCGCCGTCGGACGCTCTCAACCAAGCTCAGTTCTATCACTACGTGAACCCCATGTTCCGTCGCGGCGATATTGTTCTGACCGAAACTGGTACTGCTGCGACTGGCGGAAAGGCCTTCAAGCTTCCCCAAGGCTGTAGCTACTTCACATGCGTGACATGGCTATCAATCGGATACATGCTCCCCGCCACGCTCGGTGCAGCGCTAGCCCAACGGGATATGCAAGGTTCTCAGCGAGCAGTTCTGTTTATCGGCGACGGAAGTCTACAAATGACTGCCCAAGAGATCAGCACAATGATCAAGCAAAAGCTCAACGTaatcatcttcgtcatcaacaacaacggATACACAATTGAGCGGGCCATTCACGGGAGGAATGCGGATTACAACGACATTTCGCCGTGGAACCACCAACATGCCCTTGGGCTGTTTGGATTGAGCCGAGAAGATGCATCGAAGCGATATTTCTCAGCAAAGACATTCGCAGAATTGAGAACGGCGTTGGACTCGAAAGTGGTACAGGATAGCGAAGGCGTCACGATGGTTGAAGTCTTCATGGGCCAAGAAGATTGCACTGGCGAGTTAAAGGAATTGCTGGACAGGCAAATGGCACGAGAAAAGAGCCAGTAG